One window of Thermodesulfobacteriota bacterium genomic DNA carries:
- a CDS encoding branched-chain amino acid ABC transporter permease encodes MLQGTLIYGFVNSVILALIALGFNLTFGISGVANFAYGALYVTSAYTAWMLLSWLKINYLLSIVLAVLFTALIGGLIYRFILLRVRGMPISEVIASFGIGLSILEFFRFLGFVGYEYTLPVFIDGSISLGGTYIDLQRLLIVGIGVALVIFLWGFTHYTKTGLAFRGMAQEERTALVLGINTDKMATFSLAFGSGLAGVAAIAIFPLGQIAVEGGYSALLNALAVCIVGGLGSTFGILVASLLIGYAQTFTATYIGSHWMMIVSLAAILIILIIKPSGLFGKQKELEERI; translated from the coding sequence ATGCTCCAAGGGACCCTCATCTACGGTTTCGTCAACAGTGTCATCCTGGCCCTGATCGCCCTCGGGTTCAACCTCACCTTCGGGATCAGCGGGGTGGCCAACTTCGCCTATGGGGCCCTTTATGTCACTTCCGCTTATACCGCCTGGATGCTTCTGTCGTGGCTCAAGATCAACTACCTCCTCTCCATCGTCCTGGCCGTCCTATTCACCGCTCTCATAGGCGGCCTCATCTATCGATTCATCCTCCTCCGGGTCAGGGGCATGCCGATTTCCGAGGTGATCGCCTCCTTTGGAATCGGCCTTTCCATCCTCGAGTTCTTCCGGTTCTTGGGTTTCGTCGGATACGAATATACCCTGCCGGTCTTCATCGATGGGAGCATCTCCCTGGGGGGGACCTACATCGACCTCCAGCGCCTCCTCATCGTTGGGATTGGCGTGGCGCTGGTCATCTTTCTCTGGGGATTCACCCATTACACCAAGACGGGCCTTGCCTTCCGGGGCATGGCTCAAGAGGAACGAACCGCCCTGGTCCTCGGGATCAACACGGACAAGATGGCCACCTTCAGTCTGGCCTTCGGCTCGGGGTTGGCGGGGGTAGCGGCCATCGCGATCTTCCCCCTCGGGCAGATCGCGGTGGAGGGCGGATACAGCGCCCTTCTCAATGCCCTTGCGGTCTGCATCGTGGGAGGGCTTGGAAGCACCTTTGGAATCTTGGTTGCCAGCCTTCTGATCGGCTACGCCCAGACCTTCACCGCGACCTACATTGGCTCTCACTGGATGATGATCGTGAGCCTCGCTGCCATCCTCATCATCCTTATCATCAAACCTTCGGGCCTTTTCGGAAAACAGAAGGAGCTGGAGGAAAGAATATAG
- a CDS encoding branched-chain amino acid ABC transporter permease: MEYRKERIDRGIKARTEDIYALFSYREMLYLLVPRAVPILTLFLATLLVEEYWQKVLISTSVFALLALSWDLLTAAGMVSLGQALFFGVGAYISGILNHSFKISPLFTIPIATLGGGVLCTLLLLPVLRLRGIYFAMVTLALPLMLVRIIEATKIFGGTEGLSGLSGLPSIRFEMYLSLVAAFAVLFFFRRLINTDYGLVLRGIRDNDRSVMRSGINIYWYKAQALFLASAVGGFAGALMTHVYMFVGMPVFEMDYSILPIASAVVGGIGTFAGPLLGAFILVPLSELLRGIGGLRIVIYGLFLVVFTVAIPEGIFHYLQRKYHQFERWVKVER, translated from the coding sequence ATGGAATACCGGAAAGAGCGAATCGATCGGGGGATCAAGGCGAGGACCGAAGATATCTATGCCCTCTTCTCCTATCGGGAGATGCTCTATCTGCTGGTCCCGAGAGCCGTCCCCATCCTCACCCTGTTTCTCGCCACCCTCCTGGTGGAAGAGTACTGGCAGAAGGTCCTGATCTCCACCTCGGTCTTTGCCCTGCTCGCCTTGAGCTGGGACCTCCTTACCGCCGCCGGGATGGTCTCGCTCGGCCAGGCCCTCTTTTTCGGCGTGGGCGCCTATATCAGCGGGATCCTCAACCACTCCTTTAAAATTTCCCCCTTATTTACCATCCCCATCGCCACCCTCGGGGGAGGGGTCCTCTGCACCCTCCTTCTCCTTCCGGTCCTGAGGCTCAGGGGGATCTACTTCGCCATGGTCACCCTCGCCCTCCCCCTGATGTTGGTGAGGATCATCGAGGCCACGAAGATCTTCGGGGGGACCGAGGGGTTGAGCGGCCTTTCGGGCCTTCCGAGCATCCGGTTCGAGATGTATCTCAGCCTGGTCGCTGCCTTCGCCGTCCTCTTCTTCTTCCGCCGGTTGATCAACACCGATTACGGCCTCGTCCTCCGTGGCATTCGGGATAACGACCGCTCCGTCATGAGAAGCGGGATCAACATCTACTGGTATAAAGCTCAGGCCCTCTTCCTGGCCAGCGCCGTGGGAGGCTTTGCCGGTGCCCTGATGACCCATGTCTATATGTTCGTGGGGATGCCCGTCTTCGAGATGGACTACTCCATCCTTCCGATCGCCTCGGCCGTGGTGGGCGGGATAGGGACCTTCGCAGGCCCATTGCTGGGCGCCTTCATCCTGGTCCCCCTGTCCGAATTGCTCCGCGGCATCGGGGGGTTGAGGATCGTCATCTACGGCCTCTTCCTGGTCGTCTTCACCGTGGCCATCCCCGAGGGCATCTTCCACTACCTCCAGAGAAAGTACCACCAGTTCGAACGATGGGTGAAGGTCGAGAGATGA